The following are encoded together in the Salvelinus alpinus chromosome 37, SLU_Salpinus.1, whole genome shotgun sequence genome:
- the LOC139565640 gene encoding electron transfer flavoprotein regulatory factor 1-like, with amino-acid sequence MANPLRSEVRQLYKNLLFLGREYPKGADYFRERLKSAFMKNKDVTDPKEIRKLVDRGEFVIKELEALYYLRKYRAMKKRYYEEELSAVLNIGRPVD; translated from the exons ATGGCCAACCCTCTGAGGAGTGAGGTTAGACAGCTGTACAAGAAC CTCCTGTTTTTGGGACGGGAATACCCCAAAGGCGCAGACTACTTCAGGGAACGTCTGAAGAGTGCCTTTATGAAGAACAAAGATGTCACAGACCCCAAGGAGATCAGAAAGCTAGTTGACCGTGGGGAATTTGTGATAAAGGAACTGGAGGCCCTGTACTATCTGAGGAAGTACAGAGCCATGAAGAAGCGTTACTACGAAGAAGAATTGTCTGCCGTGCTGAATATAGGCAGACCGGTAGACTGA
- the LOC139565639 gene encoding electron transfer flavoprotein regulatory factor 1 homolog isoform X1 — protein sequence MKSHLNIGNDHKVYPELRLEGVGLLELSCCNKYIRQILHSPNQFTPRGKVFWNMLIPDIVWKNAWLRPYKYCIPNKVKEVHFKILNKIYPCNSMISKFVAIDDICVFCGKEVVKADTVSGSDMANPLRREVRQLYKNLLHLGREYPQGADYFRERLNSAFMKNKDVTDPKEIRKLVNCGEAVIKELGTLYYLREYSAMKKRFYEEELLGLLNMGRPTD from the exons ATGAAAAGTCATCTTAATATTGGGAATGATCACAAAgtttatccagaactcagattggaaggcgtgggcttacttgagctatcttgttgtaataaatatataagacaAATTCTTCATTCACCAAACCAATTTACACCGAGAGGAAAGGttttctggaacatgcttattcctgacattgtctggaaaaatgcatggttaaggccttacaaatactgtataccaaacaaagttaAGGAAGTGCACTTCAAAATTTTAAATaagatatatccatgtaattctatgatttccAAATTTGTGGCTATTGATGATATCTGCGTTTTCTGTGGAAAAGAAG TAGTGAAGGCTGATACTGTCTCAGGCAGTGACATGGCCAACCCTCTGAGGAGAGAGGTTAGACAGCTGTACAAGAAT CTACTGCATCTGGGACGGGAATACCCCCAAGGAGCAGACTACTTCAGGGAGCGTCTGAACAGTGCCTTTATGAAGAACAAAGATGTCACAGACCCCAAGGAGATCAGAAAGCTTGTCAATTGTGGAGAGGCTGTGATTAAGGAACTGGGGACCCTGTACTATCTGAGGGAATATAGCGCCATGAAAAAGCGTTTCTACGAAGAAGAATTGTTAGGCCTGCTGAATATGGGCAGACCGACAGACTGA
- the LOC139565639 gene encoding electron transfer flavoprotein regulatory factor 1-like isoform X3: MANPLRREVRQLYKNLLHLGREYPQGADYFRERLNSAFMKNKDVTDPKEIRKLVNCGEAVIKELGTLYYLREYSAMKKRFYEEELLGLLNMGRPTD; this comes from the exons ATGGCCAACCCTCTGAGGAGAGAGGTTAGACAGCTGTACAAGAAT CTACTGCATCTGGGACGGGAATACCCCCAAGGAGCAGACTACTTCAGGGAGCGTCTGAACAGTGCCTTTATGAAGAACAAAGATGTCACAGACCCCAAGGAGATCAGAAAGCTTGTCAATTGTGGAGAGGCTGTGATTAAGGAACTGGGGACCCTGTACTATCTGAGGGAATATAGCGCCATGAAAAAGCGTTTCTACGAAGAAGAATTGTTAGGCCTGCTGAATATGGGCAGACCGACAGACTGA